One Pseudomonadota bacterium DNA segment encodes these proteins:
- the tsaD gene encoding tRNA (adenosine(37)-N6)-threonylcarbamoyltransferase complex transferase subunit TsaD: protein MIILGIDTSCDDTSIALLKDGEEILSNIVSSQVDIHKLFGGVVPEIASRKHIELIDIIFRNAMEEANITAKDIDIICVTSGPGLIGSVLAGLCFAKGLSLSLDKPLIAVNHVEAHAMSIFLEKEAYFPYIALVVSGGHTIILMLEDYCIYKVIGSTRDDAAGEAFDKIAKYLGMGYPGGKAIEDISKKGNREYVQFPRPMIDSNDYDFSFSGLKTSFLNYAKKGGITDENISDVLASFQEAICDVLSHKAIKAAKDFNIKRIILGGGVAANNRLREIFIEKGEKEQFDVMFSSPHLCTDNGAMVAITGYHYFERGITSELDTKAFSRMKMF from the coding sequence AATACTCGGCATAGACACTTCCTGCGATGATACTTCAATTGCATTATTAAAGGATGGGGAAGAAATACTTTCAAATATTGTATCAAGCCAGGTCGATATTCATAAACTTTTTGGCGGCGTTGTCCCTGAAATTGCTTCGAGAAAGCATATTGAATTAATAGATATTATTTTTCGTAATGCAATGGAAGAAGCAAACATTACAGCAAAAGATATTGATATTATTTGTGTAACCTCAGGTCCAGGACTGATTGGCTCTGTCCTTGCGGGTTTGTGTTTTGCAAAAGGACTTTCACTTTCTTTAGATAAGCCGCTTATTGCTGTTAACCATGTAGAAGCTCATGCAATGAGCATTTTTCTTGAGAAAGAAGCATATTTTCCATATATAGCCCTTGTTGTTTCAGGCGGCCATACAATTATTCTGATGCTGGAAGATTATTGCATATATAAAGTGATCGGCAGCACAAGAGACGATGCAGCAGGCGAAGCTTTTGATAAGATCGCAAAATACCTTGGCATGGGCTATCCGGGCGGGAAAGCAATAGAGGATATTTCAAAAAAAGGAAACAGGGAATATGTTCAGTTCCCGAGACCGATGATAGATAGTAATGACTATGATTTCAGCTTTAGTGGTTTGAAAACTTCTTTTCTGAACTATGCAAAAAAAGGTGGTATAACCGATGAAAATATATCTGATGTTCTTGCATCATTTCAGGAAGCAATCTGTGATGTCCTTTCGCATAAAGCAATTAAAGCAGCGAAGGATTTCAATATAAAAAGGATAATTTTGGGCGGTGGGGTTGCCGCAAACAATAGATTGAGAGAAATATTCATTGAAAAAGGAGAGAAAGAACAGTTTGATGTGATGTTCTCATCGCCCCATCTCTGCACTGATAACGGCGCCATGGTTGCAATTACAGGATACCATTATTTTGAAAGAGGAATTACTTCAGAGCTTGATACTAAGGCATTTTCGAGGATGAAGATGTTCTAA
- the rsmA gene encoding 16S rRNA (adenine(1518)-N(6)/adenine(1519)-N(6))-dimethyltransferase RsmA has product MLKKSLSQNLIKDKNLLRKIVHSANITKEDIVVEIGAGQGDLSAQIAEKSGFLYTIELDTSFAGYLDLIEKQYSNVKVIYGDCLKIPLAQFRKEKNLKIVANIPYKITGPIIFKILRERSVVDSAFLTVQKEIAQRIVSNSHCKTYGAPSVNCQIFADVKMLFLIKSGMFVPPPKVDSALLSIILKESEKENDDEMIEFVRNCFQNKRKQLKNSFIKRYGEKKTETLYAFMGFPYYVRAEEIEPSQFKKMYYFLKDIDN; this is encoded by the coding sequence ATGCTGAAAAAAAGCCTTTCACAAAATCTTATTAAAGATAAAAACCTCCTCCGTAAGATAGTTCATTCGGCAAATATTACTAAAGAGGATATTGTTGTCGAAATCGGTGCAGGTCAAGGGGATCTTTCCGCGCAAATTGCAGAAAAATCAGGTTTTTTATATACGATTGAGCTTGATACATCATTTGCCGGTTATCTTGATTTAATTGAGAAACAATATAGTAATGTTAAAGTAATTTATGGTGATTGCCTGAAGATTCCGCTGGCGCAGTTCAGGAAAGAGAAAAATCTCAAAATAGTGGCGAATATCCCTTATAAAATTACCGGACCAATAATATTTAAAATTCTCAGAGAAAGATCGGTTGTTGATAGTGCTTTTTTAACAGTTCAAAAAGAAATAGCACAGAGGATCGTAAGCAATTCTCATTGCAAAACTTATGGAGCGCCCTCTGTAAATTGTCAGATTTTTGCTGACGTTAAAATGCTGTTCTTAATTAAATCAGGGATGTTCGTCCCGCCCCCTAAAGTGGATAGCGCTTTACTCTCTATAATATTGAAGGAAAGTGAAAAAGAAAATGATGATGAGATGATTGAATTTGTAAGGAATTGTTTCCAAAATAAAAGAAAACAATTGAAAAATTCATTTATAAAGCGTTATGGAGAAAAGAAAACAGAGACCCTGTATGCTTTCATGGGTTTTCCTTATTATGTTCGTGCAGAGGAAATTGAACCATCACAGTTTAAAAAAATGTATTACTTCCTGAAAGATATTGATAATTAG
- a CDS encoding glycosyltransferase family 39 protein has protein sequence MWGSEGRWAEIVREMIASGNYFLPTINGNVYFDKPLLSYWIILPFSFKGVVTELSARIPSAISGTGVILLTFLIGRRLFNNRTGMVSAMLLSTSVMFVLWARTASAEMLNLFMIWLAFFIFLIDSYDGSLIYIALLYIVGAIAAFCKGPVAPAVIFISIGFYSTVELLINLRKKGFTRIAFKEDFSFEFYWIFSWKGFLGLFAGLVFFTGLLLSPVLSSHSWQSVELMWRENVLRFFRPFDHIEPFYTYLKYIPLFSAPWTLLLLASIFEINNWEHNRFSRWITMIAVAIFIFFTCSGSRRSYYILPILPALAIITGKAITDWFNMTDPLKKKILHAATLITSMFLALAGIGLLFAYFRIGIPRHISQLPIGAFAVAGATSSFIMFARKKPFKGFIILFSLIFIIELWVFTIGIAAAESKRTLRPFAQKTAARLQNVSDNKIAIYQVGDSALIFYLKRNPLIIYNNPKEVSEFIYKNPDGFIIANLSALPTFQLEKMDPVIIEKPIPDRKDDPLALFAVSRK, from the coding sequence TTGTGGGGATCTGAAGGCCGATGGGCAGAGATTGTCAGGGAAATGATTGCGTCAGGGAACTATTTTTTACCCACAATCAACGGAAACGTGTATTTTGATAAGCCTTTATTGAGCTACTGGATAATATTACCATTTTCATTTAAAGGGGTTGTAACTGAGCTATCAGCAAGAATACCAAGTGCAATTTCAGGGACAGGGGTTATTCTATTAACTTTTTTAATAGGCCGCCGGCTTTTTAATAACAGGACCGGTATGGTATCAGCCATGCTTTTATCGACTTCCGTCATGTTTGTCTTGTGGGCCAGAACTGCATCTGCCGAAATGCTGAATCTTTTCATGATATGGTTGGCATTTTTTATTTTTCTAATAGACAGTTATGACGGCAGCCTGATATACATAGCTTTGCTTTACATTGTCGGCGCCATTGCTGCATTTTGCAAAGGACCTGTTGCACCTGCTGTGATTTTCATTTCAATCGGGTTTTACAGTACAGTTGAGCTGTTGATAAATCTAAGAAAAAAAGGGTTTACGCGCATCGCCTTTAAGGAAGACTTTTCTTTCGAATTCTACTGGATATTTTCCTGGAAGGGTTTTTTGGGACTGTTTGCAGGTCTGGTCTTTTTTACAGGGCTCCTTCTGTCCCCGGTTCTTTCAAGCCACTCCTGGCAGTCAGTAGAACTCATGTGGAGAGAAAATGTTCTGCGATTTTTTCGTCCTTTCGATCATATTGAACCTTTTTATACATATCTTAAATACATACCGCTTTTTTCCGCACCATGGACATTGCTTCTTTTAGCATCTATTTTTGAAATAAATAACTGGGAGCATAACCGGTTTTCCCGATGGATTACAATGATAGCAGTTGCAATATTTATATTCTTTACATGCTCAGGTTCACGGAGAAGCTACTACATACTGCCTATTTTACCGGCATTGGCCATAATAACCGGCAAGGCAATAACTGATTGGTTTAATATGACAGATCCTCTTAAAAAGAAAATATTGCATGCGGCAACATTGATAACTTCAATGTTCCTTGCACTTGCCGGGATCGGACTTCTGTTTGCGTACTTTCGTATCGGAATTCCCCGACATATATCACAACTTCCGATTGGAGCATTCGCTGTTGCCGGCGCAACATCCTCATTTATCATGTTCGCCCGAAAAAAACCTTTTAAAGGTTTCATAATACTGTTTTCACTCATTTTTATTATTGAGTTATGGGTCTTTACAATAGGAATAGCTGCTGCTGAAAGCAAGCGAACATTACGTCCATTTGCCCAAAAAACTGCTGCACGGCTTCAAAATGTGAGCGATAATAAAATTGCAATCTATCAGGTTGGAGATTCTGCGCTTATCTTTTATTTAAAGCGAAACCCATTGATAATTTATAATAATCCCAAAGAAGTCAGTGAGTTTATATACAAAAACCCTGACGGTTTCATAATCGCCAATCTGAGCGCTCTACCAACTTTTCAGCTTGAAAAAATGGATCCTGTAATTATAGAAAAACCAATACCCGATAGAAAAGATGATCCCCTGGCTTTATTTGCAGTCTCAAGGAAATAA